TATCAAACCACAACCCTTGCTCGTACTTCATCTtctttgggaaggaaaatgaagagtcACCATCTTTGCACAGGTTTCATGCGTTTACCTAACGATGAGGCACAATGTGAGCAGGCAGGTGGGATCTGCACCAAGGACCACTGCTTCCATCTTCATTCCAGAGCCTTCGGGCGCTGCCAGCGAGGGGTCCAGTGCTGCCGGGCTGTGGTGAGCTACAGCTGTACAAGGATCAGATGTTTGTTGTGGAATGAGTTTGTTATATACCTTAGCAAATACACTCagctgggtgatcttggaggtgttttccaacactggtgattctgtgattctctctTGCAGTACGACTAATATTTGCCAGGACCTCCGACCCGCTAAGCAGTTCTTCTGGTGATGTAAGAGATTCATCAACCTGGAATTTGGGgctgaaaatacagatttaacGTGCACATATGCGTGCACCAAAGGCTGAACAGaagtgggaagaaaaggaacacTTTGGCAAGCAAATGAATTGACCTGAAGAGACTCTGACGGTGGTCACCGAACCACACAGTGAAGACTGGTGTtccttttctaaaataaaacagtttctaGCAAAATTACACTGCATCCCCCATGAGAAGATGCAGAGCAGACTGACCTTCAGATCAGATGCtcgtgtttttcttttctacttagTATTAACAATTGTTATCCATTAACAATAATGGAATTAACATTGAAAGACAGAACCTCCAGGCTGGATGCACAGCTGAGGTTTTCATACTTTGTAGACCTTTATGCATTTTAATAAGTGTTCTTCAGAAGACTTGTGTCTGATCCTGATACCTGCAAGGAATTGTCTTGGTTTGTGATTTGCTGGAAGTCCTGGCTCCCATCTCACCCAGGGTTAGTGTGACATGATAAAAAACCCAGACTCACATACAGACAAGAATATGTCCAGATCCTCTTTCTTATTACCTTAACTAGCAAAGTCCAACAGCAGCTTGTACAAACCCCCGTGAATGGGTTAGTAGAAGACTGGCACAAAAGGACTGTGTGCATGGCCCGTGGCACTCCAAAACCAGTTCATAGCAGCTCATGGGGAGGAAAGTGTAGGTACCTTTATCCATTGCTCATCTGAgatctttttgttctttgcattAGCTCTCTAGTGTGCTAAGCACATGGGACAACATGCTATGCCATGCCATGTCATTCCACGCCATGCCAGGCCATGCCATActatcccatctcatcccatggCATGCCAAGTCAtgccatcccatctcatcccatcccatcccatcccatcccatcccatcccatcccatcccatcccatcctatcccatcccatcccatgccACGCTATCCAATCCCATGCCATGCTATCTCACCCCATCCAATCCCAGAGTGTGTTTGGGGgcttttactcatttttctgctgctttttttgaAACATTAGCAAGTTTGTTGGCAACCCTTGGAACAAAATGGGACACTTCTCCTCTTAACAGTGGAGACTCCAGGCTGATGGACACACATCCAAACAGCGCAATGCTGTGACAAATAGCTTACTATTTAGCATTCAGGGAAGCAACACCCCCTGCTGATGTAGACAAAATACAGGCAGTGGGACCAGAATCACATAGATTCCATGAGGTGGTTTCAAGACCTAAAGAACTTGTCCTTCTGCCATGCTGGGTTTCTCTGTGTTGACATTCCCAGCACTTCATGTTGGGTTGGCAGAGGACAGGAGAACAGACCCTACTTTGAACCCCAGCCTGGTGCTCTGGACTATTGGTGCTCTTTGGTGTACTAATGTGTGTTGCCACACAGATTGCTGCAACCCACACGCTTTAAGGATGATTTACTAGGAGTCAATGACACATCCATGTAAATTAACTTAATTTAGTTAAATAAGCTTCATTTACAAGTTGATTTTTTGCAGACAGTATTAACAACAAAACCACCCTGACATACACCAGCGAATGTCAGCAATGTGGTTTCACTTTGAATTGTGTTTATTAGAAATGAAGCTGCAAATCTCTATCAGAGGTACAAGAATTCCTCCTCAGATCTTCTCATGCTCCCAGGAGTCTTCACCCTGGTGGGAAAGGCTATTTGGGTTTGCACCAAAGTTCAAAGATCCATTGATGTCATAAGGCAGGAGATGTCTCAGATTCCCAGGGATCTTGGTCAGTGAGGTCTCAGATTTAGGAGCTGGGTGACCTGCAAAGAGAAATCAGGGGGTGACCTATTTAACCTTTCTCTATCCAGACAAGACCTTCCCATCTCAGGCTGGTGTAGACACCTGGTAACACATGAGGTTGAAGACTACAAAAACAACTGATTTACGTTGTCCAAAAAAAGGGTAGGTATGATACAGCTCATTTGATATGAAATATCATTTGCTGCAGAACTGGATCACGGCATACTACAGCATTGCTCCACATTATGTATCTCCTGTAGATACAGAGGCTTTCTCCTGGTGCTGATGAAAACACGTTTTACTTCCAGAGAGTGGAAGATCTCCTACAGCACTTTGCTCTGATACTTGGCACTCTGCACCTAATAGAACAGCCCAGGTGGAGAATTGCATTCCAGGTATGAGTTCTGACTTGCTTCTAGTTCTGCTATGCTGATACCCCTGGGTTTCTCAGGAGGAACTCCCTTACCAtttgcagcatttcagcttcCCACCACGGCAGGTCCCAATCTCAACTAAAGGAACATGGCATGCAACAAAAGAGCAGGAGCCATGGCTCTGCCGGCATGCTAAGGTGTCAGGGTCTTCCTGGCTGTAAGCTGCAAGAAATCAAGGggaaaatgacatttatttaCCACGGCAGAGCATAAGGAGAGATTCAGCATAAGATTACAAGGCATGCTATGTGATACCCTGACACAGTACTTGGCATGCAGGTTTGTGATTGGGGTATCTTTAAAATTAATCTCATGCCACCCTGAAAAGGCGATGTTATCCAAGTTAGAATGTCTTAACTGGGCTTTTTCAGGCTTTCAGCCCAAATTTCAGCAGATGTAAATTGTATTCAACATTCATTATCTTCTGATTTGAATAGCTTCCTGCATGCTCACAGGGAAGCTGTGTTGCCAAATATAATGTAGTCAGGCTCAAACAGATGGAGTAAAAATCATGGGAGGTAAATCTTAACCACAGCCAAACCCAGGGAATACAACACATTCCACTAGAACTCTTTATACAGCTCTATATATACTTAGAAATTAGGTCAGTGACTGTTGTCACTGGTGTTGTATGTGATTTTAGGTAGCCACTGTGCTGGTTTAACCATGGTTGATAtgttcagaactgaaaaaccAAATGCTCATGTGATGTCAAACTGCTCCTCCGTCATCACAGGACAGCTGCCTGGGTTTATCCCATGTGAAATGCTATCCTCAGGTTTGGGTCAGAGGGTTTACAGGTTAAACATTACTCATTCCAACTGAGATGTTCAGCCTGAAATTCAAATGGCATTCTTTGTACATTATTGAAGTGGATCTCCTACAAGCTCCTGCTCATGGGCTAAGTGGCTGTACATCCCTTCACTGAGTAGACAGGCACTTGCTGGGCTAGGGAAGGTAGTACAGATCTAAGTGTACTGTAAACCAAAGCAGCAACGGAGAAAGCTTAAACTTCTCTAAAGCACTTAGGACAGCCTAGAATTAAGCATTTCAAACCCATTTAACACACAGAGACAATGGAAAGTTCAGGCAAAGCCCCATAGTCACAACTACCGATCTGCTGATCTAGGATACACACTCAGGAGGTGTGAGTGTAAATgtgagaagagaaagctctcaTATTACAAGACGGTGTCTTAAGTGTCACCCCACAAAGCTGCCTGAATACAGAGGGAGAGCATCTTCTTTCCATCCTTCCAATCACATAACCGGACACAGGGTGCTCAGGGCTAGAATGAGACCACAGGCAAGTCAAGGACCTTGACTCAGTAGGTTAAAGACTATGGCTATGAATAAGGAAAGGCAGTTTAAGTATGACAAGAGTCCAAGAGCATAGAGGCTAGGACTCCTCTGCACAAGTTCCCTTTTAGTCTCCTTCTCACCTATTTTCCATCTTACCTGGAGCAgcctggaaaaggaagaagagaagagcaacaaggaagaaaaggattCTCATGATTGTCCTCTGCTGTGGAATAGCCTTTGCAGCTGTGAAGACACCTGAAGGTGTTCGGAAGCTGAGGTATGAGGCAGAAGCTGGCTGGTCCCTGCTCTTATAAAGGCTGTGGGTCTGGACAGTGCAGACGCTTCAGGGGAGGAGGAGTGGTGAGAGTTCGTTGCCCTATGACTGCAGAGATTGGTGATGTATGAAGATGTTGCAACCCGACGCATTTGAAGACGCTTGACCTGAGCAAGGACCAAATGACGCCCTGTGCTCACATGCCCTGTGACAGCTGATGGGCTGCACCCGGGGAGGACACAGGATTGGAGCAGGAGGGAGGCGGGTTCCTGTTTCCACAGTACTGTAAACCATGCAGGTTTGCTGAGGTCCCGTGGCTCTTGGACATGGTGTTGTCACAGACTGTCCTCTTCCCAGACACGGGATGCTGCAAGCATACCAAGACTGCATGAAACAGGGATGTAACAGATCCTCCTACTTGGATGGAAGAGTGGGGCAGGGCTTTGGTCCTCTCTTGAGTTGGAATTGTGTGGCTGCATGTGAAGGAGTCAGAAGTAAAAGGGCTGTGGACATCCCTACTTCCCCCCATCCCTGTCCATGATATCTGCAACTTGGTGCAATTTCTCCCTGGTGTTCTGGCACTGTTCAAAGCTCAATTGCTATCTGCATCTTTTATTTGAAACCTCAGCCATGACTTCTTAACACACCAGGAAGATGAAGTCATTAGACAGAGAGAACCAGAAGGAACATCTCTGTTGTGAGAGATTGCATCTCAGTTCCCTTTCGGCAACCAACTAAACCCTATCTTGAAGATGCTGAGATTGTGTGCTTCAAGGCTCCTGCCTGCACTGATTTCCTCTACCCCACTCTGATGGCTACAGCCTTAATACTTGTGCTTATCGCTGAGAAATGCCACTCTTAATGCATGTGAAAACTGGATATGTTTTAttgctatttctttttgcaaatgGTGGAAGCCAAGAATCATTAATGAAATCAAGTCATGAGGGTGCCTAATTTTTTACTGcttctgtgcaaaaataaatagtaagaAGCCATTTAATGCTTGTGCATGGAGGTCATGGTGTTCCATGTCTGGTAAAGCAGTTGAAACAAACTGGGGCAGGTAGGACCATGTATAAGACTGTAGGTTCATGCACTGCCATGGCCTCATGAGCTCCAAGGGAAGCGCAGTGAGCCTCATATCTTCCTGTGATACATGATAGGCACAACACCCAGCAGATGTACGTAGGGTATGCATGtatgtttccttcccttttcacCTCCTGGGCTGACAGTTTTGCATTGATCAGATGTGTTTCTGTGTTGAAGTCTTTATAGGATACCCTGAGTTGAAAGAAACCGATAAGGATCATTGTGTTCAACTCCTGGGGAACACAATGAGAAAACTGAACTCCAAGAAGTGAGACATCAAGGGTGAAGCTGCTTGCTACCAAGTATGCAAAAATAACAGGATTTAATGGAGAAGGAAGATGCACTTGTCTCCTTCTTGCATAACCTTTTCCTGCCTGTCCCAGGGATGTTTGTTTTGGGGAGTGAGGCTGCTGAGCAAACCCTGCTGATATCAGCACGTGGTGCTACACGCTATTCAGTGTTCTTTGGACCCAAACACTGTCGTGAGAGGGAAGGAAGTGGGGAATGGCTCCATCTTCCTCATTTCCCTCCCCAGTCTCCTTCCACTGAAAGATAAACACAGTCCAGGCAATAACAGCACCCACAAAGGTGGCTTGGGAGTAAACAAGTAGGTGTCAGCAAGCAGTGGTGTTGAGTCCCCCTATCCTAAGGTAAAGGGCAAGGAAGGAAAACCAGTGAGAGGCTCTGAATACACAGTGATGGTAACAGTGGGCGGAAGGTGCAGGATGTTCGTTACCCTTGACGGAGCACTTGATAGAGGCTTCTCATGCATGAAACTAGGTTTCAGAGGGAGTTCTCCAGTCTTAGTGCCTGAAGTGATTGTGCAAGGTCAGCCATAGGACAGCCTCCAATCTGGCTTCCTACCTTAGGAGTGAGCTACGAGGGGGAGAAGTCACTGAGCAGCAAGTTGCTGGAAAATCCATATCACAATCACTGTTTAAAAATCTGGTCCATCCTTCAGGTAGTTGGGAAAGAGACTTTCTAAGGTCCTGCATTAGCTTTCAAAGCATTTGGGAggtctcttttttcccctctggttTGTATCATCTGGTTTGAATCATCACTGAGATGCACTGACAAACAGATTTGGTCCAGTTGCTTTCCTTCAGAtcttcaggaaaggaaaaaaaggatttcttaCCAGGGACACTCTCAATAGACGTGAGATGAGGGGCAGCTTGAGGGGAACACTCAATAATCAGTGTATGAGAGATTCAAGCCAGCAAAGTGATGCAGGTGGCTTCTGGTTGAAGCAGAAGCCCTTCATGGATGTGAGATGAAGCATCTAGAGACAAGTAGGGACCACCATGCCTGGAGAACTCTATGACTTATACATTGCAGATGTGCTTCACTGGGACAAGGAGGAAATCTGAGTTTAACCAGAGTTAATAACAAAGATTTCCTTTAGGGGGAACTTGAGGGCTGGAAAACAGatgagctgtgcctgcagtaCGAGAATGGGACCAAGTTATGGGAATGAGACATATGGCTGATGGTTAGATGAGGGTCTTCACTGAAGCTTAGGAATGGCTCAACCAGGCATTCCCTGTAAGAGCCATGGCTCAGGGGTTAGCACACATCAGAGACCATCTTGCTATGCACCACAAATGCAGTCATCTGACTTTGGAAAAAGAGAGGTTTTGTAAGCAGTCTTCCACTTTGCCATAAAACTGCTCCCTCACTTTTTAGTCATTGGTATAGATGTGGTTGAGTCTTTATGAACTAAGAGTGCTTCTGCAGGTCACCACACTTCAAGAGGTATAACAGAAAAGGTGCCCCAGCAGCTTATGTCACCTCAAGTATGTAAAGaactgagataaaaaaaaacattattagGCTTTTAGGCATTTAAGGACACTGTAATTTCTTGATGATGTTTTATCTAAAAGTAGAGAACCATCTAtcctgtgaaaaaaataagttatctGAAGATTGgtcattctcctcttcctcctctgggTCTGCACCCGGTGAACTGAACAGGTAGAAGCTGGATCTGTTGTGCTCTTCAGACTAGCAAAATGGGAGAGATTGATGAGGAAACTAAGGCcacaggaaggaaataaaataccaCACCACAGCCTCTGTGTTAATTTCAACTTTTCTGATTTCCGCACTTCCCTTCTGTTTCTGATTGAGATAAATCCTTCTGCCTTCCCACATAAACAAATGTAGATTGAtaggatagaatcatagaagcacagaatggcctgggttgaaaaggaccacaatgaccatctgatttcaacccctgctatgtgcagggtcaccaaccagcagcccaggctgcccagagccacatccagcctggccttgaatgcctgcagggatggggcatccacagcctccttgggcaacctgttccagtgtgtcaccaccctctgggggaaaaacttcctcctcatatccaacccaaacctcctgtctcagtttcaaaccattcccccttgtcctgtcactgtctacCCTCctaaacagccgttccccctcctgtttatacactcccttctAATACTGGAAGGCAATAGTGAGTTTTCCTGGAGCCTTCGCATCTCTAAGCTAAATAAGCCCAGTTcattcaacctttcttcataggggaaaTGGAATAGATAAAAGGATGGACAtaaggacagacagacagatagatataTTGATATATAAAAAGCTCCAGAAGGAGCAGTTTCTGTGGCTGGATATAAATCCAGATTCAGAGATGTGGGAATCATGTCAATTACCTACAAATCGGCTCCTCCGCCATGAGGAAATACCTAGTTTGTTTCTCATGCACCTGGTTGAAATCAGCCTCGTGTTGCCTTAACAACCTTTCAAGATGATAGATGTAAGAAACTGACTCCAAAACCAGACCTTATGCTGCCATGACTAGTTGTGATGGGAGAAAAAAGGTTGATTGCGAGGCTGTAATCATAGGTGGATATGCTGTAAAACATACAGGTTTTGCATTTTAGCACTACAGATTTCTTGGCTATGTctgtttctccctcttttctggGACACAGAGAAGTCATACCCACAATATTTACTAGAAATAgtttgatttgttgttttttttcttcattttcctctttttataaGACACAACGTTTGTATTCTTGTATGAATGCTACTGAATACAGGTCTGATGTTTAGCAACAATTAAGAGATCATAGTTCTTGGCTTAAGAAGacatttatttgtgtgtgtgaataaaatattattgtATGTATTATACGTATTGCTTCATATGCTTCAAGAGCTGCATGAACCCGAAGTGACTGAGCATCCAAACATCCCGTGAGGTAGGCTGGAATAGGTGGCCAAAGTGCCAAAGTGGCTTGTgtattaattaaaagcaaaaaaagggaGTGACTTCAGAGAGGAAAACCTGGATCTCCAGAAGCAGGGTGCTAACAGGACGTGCCCTCTGGAAGCTTCTTTGAATGGTCATTTCCAGAGGGTTTAGACAGAGGAGGAATCCATCAAAATCAGCTCCTCAAGGCAGTGCGAATGATGCTGGTACGAGGGCACTGACCCAGTGAAAGCCTTTCCTTACTCTGTCGGAACCCTGTAAGGATACAAAGAACCTCATTACTTTGCTGAAGTGGGATGAAGATCCGTTTCTGAAAGACTCGATTACTGCTGGTTACCATTAAGAATAAACTTATATGTTGGGTTTGAGATGCAGTTTGTAAAAACCTCCA
This region of Excalfactoria chinensis isolate bCotChi1 chromosome 3, bCotChi1.hap2, whole genome shotgun sequence genomic DNA includes:
- the LOC140250576 gene encoding gallinacin-9 codes for the protein MRILFFLVALLFFLFQAAPAYSQEDPDTLACRQSHGSCSFVACHVPLVEIGTCRGGKLKCCKW